In Mercenaria mercenaria strain notata chromosome 15, MADL_Memer_1, whole genome shotgun sequence, a single genomic region encodes these proteins:
- the LOC123559989 gene encoding cadherin-23-like: MILHKLYLMEKYTVWKLRNISVFLELFICLVQVECQCDDATRPLVLSSSNTVQYFSSPAYPDDYPPNADCAWYIEAPSEYDKIILNVEQFRSQQDEFLNIYDGSDATGDPLEQIDDTNQKQFNAYVSPGHQLYFTFQSDGANQQKGFNILFFSNNSANQYQCGETITTTSEAALIMSPNLPNQFAADDNCNWLFSSTSDTISFQIVFLDMASCKPEYLSFYDGTSNTDPLLAQVCATAYTYTFDEISTTGFQAYVEWTVSSNAIGYGFMIAYVLSGGANSTNDTAVLGINMTYPQYNETVELTIPEDQQTGYVNQSIAVIILTYTGSLSLNIDPSYEATTDQTIDLSQVQVFSFDDSDLPYLYLYLSSSLDYEVINKFSLLVTIDDSDVPEVTYTVTFNITITDVNDEAPTILNLPYNVTLSRNKKSGEYIYTVNATDSDETAEFRIITYNISSGNTDAIFGIGNTSGEVNLIRDANQIPTTVVKYDLSIAASSEAGDTKLDTFETLTVYIDPDSPPVCTHSTVWADMLDINTATAGTTVTFLDSWSCTDDNNNITYSIHSVNPNLTSPAFEIDNATGHITILRAISPTEVANRQFLLEIYATDSVGQTETFNLYMNVTAMSCLPNPRNLYVRMDQELGGVILSDFNCTIKSGLSFTLKEYPKGTFAVNQNYQLILTASVVKIKFYSLTVTITDGVDVSQLKFKVIVQTKRCGVASGITPLSYTLQNNKIGFMFLLSCVTILVRYVL; this comes from the exons TTGAATGTCAGTGTGACGATGCCACACGACCTTTGGTGCTGAGTTCCTCTAACACAGTTCAATATTTCTCTTCTCCGGCTTATCCAGACGATTATCCTCC GAATGCCGACTGTGCATGGTATATTGAAGCCCCTAGTGAATACGATAAAATTATTCTCAACGTAGAACAATTTAGGTCACAGCAAGATGAGTTCCTTAACATCTATGATGGCT CTGATGCTACGGGAGACCCGCTGGAACAGATAGACGACACAAATCAGAAGCAATTTAATGCATATGTCAGTCCTGGTCATCAGTTATATTTCACGTTCCAATCAGACGGCGCTAATCAGCAGAAAGGCTTCAacattcttttcttttcaaataattcaG CAAATCAGTACCAATGTGGggaaacaataacaacaacgTCGGAAGCAGCGTTAATTATGTCACCTAATTTACCGAACCAGTTCGCCGC ggaCGACAACTGCAACTGGCTTTTCTCTTCTACGAGCGACACTATTTCGTTTCAAATAGTTTTTCTAGATATGGCTAGTTGCAAGCCCGAATATTTGTCATTCTATGACG GAACTTCGAACACTGATCCTCTTCTAGCCCAGGTATGTGCAACAGCCTATACTTACACATTCGACGAAATATCAACAACAGGTTTTCAGGCATATGTGGAATGGACAGTTAGCAGTAATGCTATTGGTTATGGTTTCATGATAGCATACGTATTAAGCGGAG GTGCTAATTCTACAAACGATACAGCTGTTCTTGGAATAAACATGACGTACCCTCAGTATAATGAGACCGTGGAACTTACAATTCCTGAAGACCAGCAAACAGGATACGTTAATCAATCAATTGCTGTGATTATCTTAACGTACACTGGGTCACTGAGTCTGAATATTGACCCATCG TACGAAGCAACCACGGATCAAACAATCGACCTTTCACAAGTGCAAGTCTTCTCGTTTGACGACTCAGATCTCCCTTATTTATACCTGTATTTATCATCAAGCTTGGATTATGAGGTCATCAACAAATTCAGCCTACTCGTGAC aatagaTGACAGTGATGTCCCAGAAGTTACATATACTGTAACGTTCAACATAACCATAACAGATGTGAATGATGAAGCACCTACGATTTTAAATCTTCCGTATAACGTGACCCTGTCAAGAAACAAAAAGTCCG GTGAGTACATCTACACTGTGAATGCTACAGACAGCGATGAAACGGCTGAGTTTAGGATCATAACGTATAACATATCTT CTGGTAATACAGATGCAATATTTGGAATTGGTAATACATCTGGTGAAGTGAATCTGATTAGAGATGCTAACCAGATACCTACAACAGTTGTCAAGTATGATCTGAGTATCGCAGCTTCCAGCGAAGCAG gcGACACCAAACTTGACACGTTTGAGACACTAACAGTATACATAGACCCTGACAGTCCGCCAGTGTGCACACACAGCACGGTATGGGCAGACATGCTCGATATAAATACTGCTACAGCTGGAACAACTGTAACT TTTCTAGACTCTTGGAGTTGTACCGATGATAATAACAATATAACATACAGTATTCATTCAG TTAATCCAAATCTGACATCTCCTGCCTTTGAGATTGATAATGCAACTGGACATATAACCATATTACGGGCGATCTCGCCAACCGAGGTTGCGAACAGACAATTTTTGCTGGAGATTTATGCAACAGATTCCGTAGGACAAACG GAAACATTCAACTTGTATATGAACGTCACTGCCATGTCCTGCCTTCCAAATCCGAGAAACCTGTATGTCCGCATGGACCAAG AACTGGGTGGTGTAATACTCAGCGATTTCAACTGTACAATCAAAAGCGGTTTGTCATTCACACTGAAAGAGTACCCGAAGGGAACGTTTGCTGTCAACCAGAACTATCAACTGATTTTGACAG CATCTGTTGTAAAGATAAAGTTTTACAGTCTAACAGTTACGATTACGGATGGTGTCGACGTTTCTCaactcaagttcaaggtcattgtTCAAACCAAACGATGTGGAGTTGCCAGTGGAATAACACCTTTATCATATACATTACAAAACAATAAGATTggtttcatgtttttgttatcTTGCGTGACAATATTAGTACGTTATGTACTTTAA